In Haloarcula salinisoli, one genomic interval encodes:
- the ilvC gene encoding ketol-acid reductoisomerase, whose amino-acid sequence MTDELTTEVYYDDDADVSHVTDETVAVLGYGSQGHAHALNLHDSGVDVVVGLRKGSSSREDAKASGLTVKTPDVAAAEADRVVMLVPDTVQPAVYEAIQDGLEPGDTLQFAHGLNIHYGQIEPQEGVDVTMVAPKSPGHLVRRTYDRGEGTPGLIAVYQDATGDAKEGALSYAKAIGCTRAGVIETTFKEEVETDLFGEQAVLCGGVTEMVKVGFETLVDAGYSPEMAYFECLNELKLIVDLMYEGGHMEMWNSVSDTAEYGGLTRGEEVINREGMEKILEEIQNGEFTREWILENQAGRPSYKQYREAEQEHEIEQVGAGLRELFSWGEQQEETEAPADD is encoded by the coding sequence ATGACTGACGAACTCACGACAGAGGTCTACTACGACGACGACGCCGACGTATCGCACGTAACTGACGAGACAGTAGCCGTACTCGGATACGGCTCGCAGGGCCACGCCCACGCGCTGAACCTCCACGACTCCGGTGTCGACGTCGTCGTCGGCCTCCGCAAGGGGTCGTCCTCGCGCGAGGACGCGAAGGCCTCGGGCCTCACCGTGAAGACGCCCGACGTTGCGGCCGCCGAGGCCGACCGCGTCGTCATGCTGGTCCCCGACACCGTCCAGCCGGCAGTGTACGAGGCTATCCAGGACGGCCTGGAACCGGGCGACACGCTGCAGTTCGCCCACGGGCTGAACATCCACTACGGCCAGATAGAGCCCCAGGAGGGCGTCGACGTGACCATGGTCGCGCCCAAATCCCCCGGCCACCTCGTCCGGCGGACCTACGACCGCGGCGAAGGGACCCCCGGACTCATCGCCGTCTACCAGGACGCCACCGGCGACGCGAAGGAGGGTGCGCTCTCCTACGCGAAGGCCATCGGCTGCACGCGAGCGGGCGTCATCGAGACGACGTTCAAGGAAGAGGTCGAGACGGACCTCTTCGGCGAACAGGCCGTCCTCTGTGGCGGCGTCACCGAGATGGTGAAGGTCGGCTTCGAGACGCTCGTCGACGCGGGCTACTCCCCGGAGATGGCATACTTCGAGTGTCTGAACGAGCTCAAGCTCATCGTCGACCTGATGTACGAGGGCGGCCACATGGAGATGTGGAACTCGGTCTCGGACACCGCCGAGTACGGCGGGCTCACCCGCGGTGAGGAGGTCATCAACCGCGAGGGGATGGAGAAGATTCTCGAAGAGATTCAGAACGGCGAGTTCACCCGCGAGTGGATTCTCGAGAACCAGGCCGGCCGACCGAGCTACAAGCAGTACCGGGAAGCCGAACAGGAACACGAAATCGAACAGGTCGGCGCCGGCCTGCGCGAGCTGTTCTCCTGGGGGGAACAGCAGGAAGAGACGGAAGCCCCAGCGGACGATTAA